In a genomic window of Trichoderma atroviride chromosome 4, complete sequence:
- a CDS encoding uncharacterized protein (EggNog:ENOG41), with protein sequence MRRNGSSFSTPLKVEGTKQTSKIKASAHFSSLYLTVDKSPSRLESPARRFRPETRHRLRALRFSDTRKLTASALWEGKRRLERERDEPEEATASSDRPPQRAMATAATAATGPLGAGSAVTAAAGAVAPAGGQSAVPGGGALTTSPESATASSQPGSPAASSSTPPQQSLVAPSTASSFHHHPRGRLVSRACDRCRRRKAKCEYLSAVDSCTHCRDAHVQCTFDLPLARRGPKARKKSDLPGQPPSDPSALSTGARGAGAQMPPPLAFSGPAVGGLQPFNSSSLSPEAPWEPGEPLSLENGLPRQQMGDLPGLSTIQNISTRQRWLHLAQAMTLRNTTLERVSKRCIDLFFDYLYPLTPLVYEPALREVLAYIFSQPIPGMNQPSPIAQLTPDPTAGTTPLSAAESWAGFAQLNGSRAVGSRLAPWADSTFTLVTAVCAEAAFMLPKDIFPEGESVSEIFLEASRDCLHQHLEADLENPTANSIAIRYFHSNCLHAAGKPKYSWHIFGEAIRLAQVMHLHEEASLEGLVPIEAEFRRRCFWILYLGDKSAAILNNRPITIHKYCFDTGITTLYPSGIEDEFLITASEPPRKSFISGFNANVRLWQSAADLLLEIRVLQDQMMQHFRGNLPPNHVLPSADRQHLDSLYVRFITCLDDLPPYLQSCTLAMAAMAEGNGSAESKQYVIQCTNLQVTFHCLRMVITQKFEDLSYFAPGVEQADLRKSEIVRDMLRVMNEAPFWGLQANGEPNVEKIRLIGASLLAIIHRHQDNPLATRARGDFSVLLDILTRLDSKASDQLRNTSNTVVG encoded by the exons ATGCGGAGAAATggctcctccttctccacgCCCTTAAAAGTGGAGGGCACCAAACAGACATCAAAAATCAAAGCCTCTGCCCACTTTTCCTCCCTGTATTTGACCGTTGATAAATCCCCGTCTCGCCTCGAGTCTCCAGCCAGGCGTTTCCGACCGGAAACGCGACATCGACTGCGCGCCCTGCGTTTCTCCGATACCCGGAAACTGACCGCGAGCGCCCTGTGGGAAGGGAAGCGgaggctggagagggagCGCGACGAGCCAGAGGAAGCGACCGCCAGCAGCGATCGGCCCCCCCAGAGAGCCATGGCCACAGCGGCCACAGCGGCCACAGGACCGCTAGGAGCAGGATCAGCAGTGACAGCTGCAGCCGGCGCAGTAGCACCCGCGGGAGGGCAGTCAG CTGTtccaggcggcggcgcccTCACCACGTCGCCCGAATCGGCCACAGCGTCCAGCCAGCCCGGGTCGCCAGCAGCCTCGAGCTCGACGCCGCCACAGCAGTCGCTCGTAGCGCCGTCTACCGCATCCTCGTTCCACCACCATCCGCGAGGCCGTCTTGTGAGCAGAGCCTGCGAtcgatgccgtcgtcgcAAAGCCAAG TGCGAATACCTCAGCGCCGTCGATAGCTGCACGCACTGCCGCGATGCACACGTGCAGTGCACCTTCGACTTGCCACTGGCCCGACGCGGTCCCAAAGCCAGGAAGAAAAGCGATCTGCCTGGCCAGCCACCTTCAGATCCGAGCGCGCTCTCCACCGGCGCCCGTGGAGCCGGCGCccagatgccgccgccgttggccTTCTCCGGCCCCGCAGTAGGTGGACTGCAGCCCTTcaactcgtcgtcgctgtcgcccGAGGCTCCGTGGGAGCCCGGCGAGCCTCTCAGCCTGGAGAACGGGCTGCCGCGGCAGCAGATGGGCGATCTGCCGGGCCTCTCCACCATCCAAAACATCTCGACGCGCCAGCGATGGCTACACCTCGCCCAGGCCATGACGCTGCGCAACACGACGCTGGAACGAGTGTCGAAGCGATGTATCGACCTCTTCTTTGACTACCTCTATCCTCTCACCCCCCTGGTGTACGAGCCGGCCCTGCGGGAGGTCCTTGCATACATCTTCTCGCAGCCCATACCCGGCATGAACCAGCCCTCGCCCATCGCGCAGCTCACGCCAGACCCGACGGCCGGGACCACCCCCCTCAGCGCTGCCGAGTCGTGGGCCGGCTTCGCGCAGCTCAATGGCTCGCGAGCCGTTGGCAGCAGGCTGGCTCCCTGGGCCGATTCGACCTTTACCCTGGTCACAGCTGTTTGCGCAGAGGCAGCATTTATGCTACCCAAAGACATTTTCCCCGAAGGAGAATCCGTCTCCGAAATCTTTCTTGAGGCTTCTCGAGACTgtcttcatcagcatctCGAGGCCGACCTGGAAAATCCGACGGCAAACTCAATTGCCATTCGGTATTTCCACTCCAATTGCCTCCACGCCGCGGGGAAACCAAAGTACTCGTGGCACATCTTTGGCGAGGCCATTCGCCTGGCCCAAGTTATGCATCTTCACGAGGAGGCGTCGCTGGAAGGGCTTGTCCCCATTGAGGCAGAGTTCCGTcggcgctgcttctggatTCTGTATCTGGGGGACAAATCCGCAGCCATATTGAACAACCGTCCCATAACTATCCACAAATACTGCTTTGATACGGGCATCACCACCCTGTACCCGTCGGGGATTGAGGACGAGTTCCTGATTACGGCCTCTGAGCCGCCCAGGAAGAGCTTTATTTCCGGCTTCAACGCCAATGTGCGGCTTTGGCAGTCTGCGGCCGATCTTTTACTGGAAATCAGGGTGCTCCAAGACCAGATGATGCAACATTTCCGCGGCAACCTGCCCCCCAATCATGTGCTGCCGTCTGCGGACAGGCAGCACCTCGACTCCCTCTATGTTAGGTTCATTACCTGTTTGGACGACCTCCCGCCGTACCTCCAATCCTGCActctggccatggcggccatggccgagGGTAACGGGTCTGCGGAGTCGAAGCAGTACGTAATTCAATGCACGAATCTGCAGGTGACTTTCCACTGCCTGCGCATGGTAATCACGCAGAAGTTTGAGGATCTGTCTTACTTTGCTCCCGGAGTAGAGCAAGCAGACCTGAGAAAGTCGGAGATTGTGCGAGATATGCTGAGGGTGATGAACGAGGCGCCGTTTTGGGGTCTCCAAGCAAACGGCGAGCCAAAT GTTGAAAAGATACGCCTTATCGGAGCTAGTTTGCTAGCTATTATCCATCGGCATCAGGATAACCCCCTGGCGACCCGAGCAAGGGGCGACTTTTCAGTACTTTTGGATATTCTGACGCGGCTAGACTCCAAGGCGTCTGATCAGCTTCGGAATACTTCCAATACCGTTGTTGGCTAA
- a CDS encoding uncharacterized protein (EggNog:ENOG41~TransMembrane:1 (o52-71i)~antiSMASH:Cluster_4.4) — protein sequence MTGWNSLKPAMAVPPKIPLACLGVVPSKEWVSMTSVSTQGLQIRQYPHERTFVSLFILPFSLYMISNSVGYKRQGKIRVRIVFSFSPANSRHQSHPPSLVLKHHQVLSIQISPPNATKMQFKTLFFAAALMAQSAFAMSSTQQGQVKPNEKNVQSEQSAQIHQLENLAHTMQSQRAQDSILLIGAPPLNASTIVTTIAAINAALGTTDALISAVTNATIVQNLPNIINNLGNLTNTIVADVSPIVSSPVIGVYSPIDQAAMITALSQLVDTNTDLINDFIGPLGLFSNSLYRGPIGVVLNLIERSIVDLAGAVVARVPAFAEEARPLLSNLHFSLAQTINF from the exons ATGACAGGCTGGAAT TCGTTGAAGCCGGCAATGGCTGTTCCTCCGAAGATCCCTCTGGCGTGTCTTGGAGTAGTCCCGTCTAAGGAATGGGTTTCCATGACAAGTGTCTCAACACAGGGTTTGCAAATACGACAATATCCTCACGAAAGAACGTTTGTCTCTTTATTTATCCTACCATTTAGCTTATACATGATATCAAACTCTGTCGGATATAAAAGACAAGGCAAGATCCGAGTAAGAATAGttttctccttctcgccAGCCAACAGCCGCCACCAGAGCCATCCTCCATCTTTGGTCCTCAAACATCATCAAGTTCTTTCTATCCAAATCTCACCCCCAAACGCCACAAAAATGCAGTTCAAgactctcttcttcgctgccgCTCTGATGGCCCAGTCTGCCTTTGCCATGTCCTCAACCCAGCAAGGCCAGGTCAAGCCAAACGAGAAGAATGTGCAGAGCGAGCAGAGCGCGCAGATCCATCAGCTCGAGAACCTCGCTCACACTATGCAGTCTCAGCGAGCACAGGATAGCATTCTCCTTATTGGAGCTCCACCTTTGAATGCTTCTACCATTGTCACCACGATCGCTGCGATCAACGCCGCCTTGGGCACCACTGATGCTCTAATTAGCGCTGTCACCAATGCCACCATCGTTCAGAACCTTCCC aacatcatcaacaacctcGGTAATTTGACCAACACCATCGTGGCAGACGTAAGCCCCATCGTCTCCTCCCCAGTCATTGGGGTTTACAGCCCTATCGACCAGGCGGCTATGATCACTGCTCTCTCTCAG CTCGTTGACACCAACACTGACTTGATCAACGACTTTATTGGCCCCCTGGGTCTCTTTTCCAACTCTCTCTACCGTGGCCCCATTGGTGTCGTTCTAAACCTGATTGAGAGAAGCATTGTCGACTTGGCTGGCGCCGTCGTTGCCCGCGTCCCGGCTTTTGCCGAGGAGGCTCGGCCTCTGTTGAGCAACCTCCACTTCTCTCTGGCTCAGACCATCAACTTTTAA
- a CDS encoding uncharacterized protein (EggNog:ENOG41~antiSMASH:Cluster_4.4) has product MAYSPRRMSDTTYRSYHDIEMVDPLSSPPSTSRGRQLVQSLKSPRGHSPTIVQVQRKDSGYESHTSSPRNSATYFRPKPTRRSSGLSKYGTSSAQSLRSRIRPAIRRPATSQTAASYQLRPVGAGNQMAHYQFPASDLVEVTETSQEAPSACLPPQTTHYWTSDRTRRLEYAAIDAASKGVKGWIRRNLLPDCFAGKNRHVAFDDDSGSVRRYRLDLEDEQDEKRVPDCTASTSSPHKKRFSIRIHRKSLSA; this is encoded by the coding sequence ATGGCGTACTCACCACGGCGCATGTCCGATACAACCTACCGCAGTTATCATGATATTGAAATGGTAGACCCTCTATCATCGCCCCCCTCGACCTCACGGGGGCGCCAACTTGTCCAGTCCCTCAAGTCTCCAAGAGGACATTCTCCAACCATTGTCCAGGTCCAACGCAAAGATTCTGGATACGAATCACACACCTCTTCACCACGCAATTCAGCCACCTACTTTCGGCCCAAGCCCACACGGCGTTCTTCAGGCCTCTCCAAATATGGGACATCGTCTGCTCAGTCACTGCGATCTCGAATTCGACCCGCTATACGTCGGCCAGCCACCAGCCAAACCGCTGCCTCATATCAACTCCGGCCTGTTGGAGCTGGCAACCAAATGGCGCACTATCAGTTCCCAGCTTCAGACCTTGTTGAAGTTACGGAGACAAGCCAGGAAGCTCCCAGTGCTTGCTTGCCACCGCAGACCACCCATTACTGGACCAGTGACAGGACTCGTCGGCTGGAGTATGCTGCCATTGACGCAGCAAGTAAGGGTGTCAAGGGTTGGATCCGAAGGAACCTACTTCCCGATTGCTTTGCTGGTAAAAACAGGCACGTGGCCTTTGACGATGATTCTGGCAGTGTTCGCCGGTACAGGCTAGACCTGGAAGACGAACAAGATGAGAAGCGTGTGCCCGACTGTACAGCTTCGACTTCATCTCCGCACAAGAAACGCTTCTCTATCCGGATTCACCGCAAGAGCCTTAGCGCTTGA
- a CDS encoding uncharacterized protein (antiSMASH:Cluster_4.4), whose product MDEVDMEVPPALVDNGRVPMRSTGRMASGRRVREKSPVQNKGKEAKRTMAGRSLPIRERMASPQDNDDDEDGADLENLREEQSRMDDNTDAGEDDARILEGAPRLQEAIRQDALQRAISRDIVRRSRFTPINRVPSRQSTPSSDEDSDSDEYRPPSSPSAASCCSSFSSLEPSPLDEEDVAPPLTTVTRPASSPNPQLPTPPPTASSSSPPASPSNPQPPTPQSTASSSSSSAPRPRYDKSRHTTEDRYATGPPRQTLQVPPHGPHRPRRLDRIQGRLKGQPGH is encoded by the coding sequence ATGGATGAAGTGGACATGGAAGTGCCGCCGGCGCTGGTGGATAATGGTAGGGTGCCTATGAGGAGCACGGGTCGGATGGCGAGCGGGAGAAGGGTGAGGGAGAAGAGTCCTGTTCagaacaagggaaaagaagcgaaGAGGACGATGGCGGGGAGAAGCTTGCCGATTAGGGAGAGGATGGCAAGTCCTCAAgacaatgatgatgatgaggatggcgcCGACTTGGAAAACCTGCGAGAGGAACAGAGTCGCATGGACGACAATACTGATGCCGGCGAGGATGATGCCAGAATCTTGGAGGGGGCACCTCGTTTGCAAGAGGCTATACGGCAAGATGCCTTGCAACGCGCTATAAGTCGGGATATTGTACGGCGGTCGCGCTTTACGCCGATTAACCGTGTGCCATCTCGCCAAAGCACGCCGTCGTCTGACGAGGATTCCGATTCGGACGAATACCGCCCTCCTTCGTCGCCATCGGCAgcatcttgctgctcctCGTTCTCATCGTTGGAACCGTCTcctcttgatgaagaagatgtcgcTCCACCTTTAACCACCGTCACGAGACCAGCCTCGTCACCAAACCCTCAACTTCCAACTCCACCACcaacagcatcgtcatcatcaccaccagcctctCCATCAAACCCTCAACCTCCAACTCCACAATcaacagcatcgtcatcatcgtcatcagcaCCCCGCCCTCGATACGACAAGTCAAGACACACCACCGAAGACCGCTACGCAACCGGCCCCCCCCGGCAGACGCTTCAAGTTCCACCGCATGGGCCGCACCGTCCTCGACGTCTGGACCGAATACAAGGTCGGCTCAAAGGGCAACCCGGCCATTGA
- a CDS encoding uncharacterized protein (antiSMASH:Cluster_4.4~SMCOG1034:cytochrome P450) — MIQAMEDSTSEAMKRPTRPGLLNWLVYGRKFKSSNKAMREYAQELVQYRTDNPTERQDMLSIMMTTPDPETGKTLTPSQVIDEIVSMPIGSSTAPCLLVYSLYYLLQNPDVVAKAREEMDRVIGAGEFEFDHLGQLKYVEAIMRESLRLSSVAPGFNIEPRPREGDKSPVLLGGGKYQIAHNQPMIIVLQGVNRDPAVFEEPMVFKPERMMGEAFENLPAGAKKWFGNGKRECIGKQYALQWSHIVLAMLIRELDFEPASPEYQLEEDGWFNTRPVDFSVRVRASAKATY, encoded by the coding sequence ATGATCCAGGCAATGGAGGACTCTACCTCTGAGGCGATGAAGCGCCCCACGCGGCCTGGTTTGCTCAACTGGCTGGTGTATGGCCGCAAGTTCAAGTCTTCAAACAAGGCGATGCGAGAGTATGCCCAAGAGCTGGTTCAATATCGCACCGATAACCCGACAGAGAGACAGGATATGCTGTCCATCATGATGACCACTCCGGATCCCGAGACTGGAAAGACTTTGACCCCTTCGCAAGTCATTGATGAGATAGTCTCGATGCCcattggcagcagcaccgcaCCCTGTTTGCTCGTCTACTCCCTCTACTATCTCCTGCAGAACCCAGATGTCGTTGCCAAAGCTCGCGAGGAGATGGACCGAGTCATTGGCGCAGGCGAGTTTGAATTTGATCATCTCGGACAATTAAAGTACGTTGAAGCCATCATGCGCGAATCTCTGCGCCTGTCTTCCGTTGCTCCCGGTTTCAACATTGAACCACGACCAAGAGAGGGCGACAAGAGCCCTGTGCTGCTAGGCGGGGGCAAGTACCAGATTGCTCACAATCAGCCCATGATTATCGTTTTGCAGGGGGTGAACCGCGATCCCGCTGTGTTTGAGGAGCCGATGGTATTCAAGCCTGAGCGTATGATGGGCGAGGCTTTTGAGAATCTGCCCGCCGGCGCCAAGAAGTGGttcggcaatggcaagagAGAGTGCATTGGCAAGCAGTATGCCCTGCAGTGGAGCCACATTGTCCTGGCCATGCTGATCAGGGAGCTCGACTTTGAGCCAGCAAGCCCAGAGTATCAGCTCGAGGAAGACGGATGGTTCAACACTCGCCCCGTTGACTTTTCTGTCAGGGTGAGGGCCAGCGCCAAGGCCACTTACTAG
- a CDS encoding uncharacterized protein (antiSMASH:Cluster_4.4): MASPTPIPKPPGVPLLGNIFDVKPGNTWDSLRKLADQYGEIFQIKVLGNTLVFVASVALAEELCDEKRFRKYVGGPIVEIRAAVHDALFTAYDNEASWGIAHRIIYPQLKAEVVSTHFREMRNLAGELFHNWKSLGGSHVISPPGSTE; this comes from the coding sequence ATGGCATCGCCAACTCCCATTCCGAAGCCACCTGGCGTGCCATTGCTGGGCAACATCTTTGATGTCAAGCCTGGTAACACTTGGGACTCGCTCAGGAAGCTCGCAGACCAGTATGGCGAGATCTTTCAGATCAAAGTCCTCGGCAACACGCTCGTCTTCGTTGCCAGCGTTGCCCTCGCCGAAGAGCTCTGTGACGAGAAGCGCTTCCGCAAGTACGTGGGCGGACCCATTGTCGAGATTCGAGCTGCCGTCCACGACGCACTCTTCACGGCCTATGACAATGAGGCTAGCTGGGGCATTGCCCACCGAATCATTTATCCCCAGCTGAAAGCCGAAGTTGTGTCTACTCACTTTAGAGAAATGCGCAACCTGGCTGGGGAGCTTTTCCATAATTGGAAGAGCCTCGGGGGCAGTCATGTCATAAGCCCCCCTGGATCAACTGAATAG
- a CDS encoding uncharacterized protein (TransMembrane:2 (i7-28o40-61i)~antiSMASH:Cluster_4.4) codes for MTRAQQTISLGLLVSSIYFALYLELIPLPPLVQKEIVPVLPFWALISFGAVLLFRLGWGVFTFNDVPVAHKELMEEIEMAKVDLRKLGVDVD; via the exons ATGACCCGCGCTCAGCAGACGATTTCCCTCGGCCTCTTGGTCTCTTCT ATCTACTTTGCTCTCTACCTCGAGCTCattcctctccctcctctcgTCCAGAAGGAAATCGTCCCAGTG CTCCCCTTCTGGGCCCTCATTTCGTTCGGCGCTGTGCTCCTCTTCCGTCTCGGCTGGGGCGTCTTTACGTTCAACGATGTTCCCGTGGCGCACAAGGAGCtgatggaggagattgagatgGCAAAGGTCGACCTGAGGAAGCTTGGTGTTGACGTGGACTAA